Proteins co-encoded in one Leucobacter exalbidus genomic window:
- a CDS encoding pirin family protein has product MSNPDALPGFTQLGAGEPCSGVEVLDPRLVPLGGIRAMTVYRTLPQRQRSLVGAWCFLDHYGPDEVAESGGMEVPRHPHTGLATVSWLFTGRIEHLDSGGTAAGVLPGELNLMIAGRGITHQEISGPEVRTLHGVQLWYALPEATRHSENHFEHYAPDPVTIEGVAGPGATARVFIGELAEAVSPVDTRTPELLGAELLLDPGATISLTTRRDFEYAALAENASIEVNGVRAAHRELAYVPAGADTLTITAGPEGARVILLGGVPLGEEIVMWWNFIGRDHDEIAEYRRRYQAEMGLDAPDQRDAGKRPLFGEFPAGQLPPLPAPPLPIARLQPRA; this is encoded by the coding sequence ATGAGTAATCCTGACGCGCTGCCCGGCTTCACACAGCTGGGCGCGGGGGAGCCGTGCTCGGGGGTTGAGGTGCTTGACCCCAGGCTTGTGCCGCTCGGCGGTATTCGCGCGATGACCGTGTACCGCACGCTGCCGCAGCGCCAGCGGTCGCTCGTGGGCGCCTGGTGTTTTCTTGACCATTACGGCCCCGATGAGGTCGCCGAGAGCGGCGGAATGGAGGTGCCCAGGCATCCGCACACCGGGCTCGCCACCGTCTCGTGGCTGTTCACCGGCCGCATCGAGCACCTTGACTCGGGTGGCACCGCGGCCGGGGTGCTGCCCGGCGAACTGAACCTGATGATCGCGGGCCGCGGCATCACGCACCAAGAGATCAGCGGCCCCGAGGTGCGCACGCTGCACGGCGTGCAGCTCTGGTACGCGCTGCCCGAAGCGACGCGGCACAGCGAAAACCACTTCGAGCACTACGCGCCTGATCCGGTCACGATCGAGGGGGTTGCCGGGCCCGGAGCCACCGCCCGCGTCTTCATCGGCGAGCTCGCCGAGGCGGTCTCGCCCGTCGACACCCGCACCCCCGAGCTGCTGGGCGCCGAGCTGCTGCTCGATCCGGGCGCCACGATCTCGCTCACCACGCGCCGCGACTTCGAATACGCCGCGCTCGCCGAGAACGCCAGCATCGAGGTCAACGGCGTGCGGGCCGCGCATCGCGAGCTCGCCTACGTGCCCGCGGGCGCTGACACGCTCACGATCACGGCCGGCCCCGAGGGCGCCCGGGTGATCTTGCTCGGCGGGGTGCCGCTGGGCGAAGAGATCGTGATGTGGTGGAATTTTATCGGCCGCGACCACGATGAAATCGCTGAGTATCGCAGGCGCTACCAGGCTGAGATGGGGCTGGATGCTCCGGATCAGCGTGACGCCGGCAAGCGCCCCCTGTTCGGCGAGTTTCCGGCGGGGCAACTCCCGCCACTGCCGGCACCGCCACTGCCAATCGCGCGATTGCAGCCGCGCGCGTAG
- a CDS encoding carboxymuconolactone decarboxylase family protein, whose amino-acid sequence MRPYIDKVMPDAWGAAQAFSNAVREAALAKGLSVEEAELIKLRASQLNGCAFCLDLHGRQARQAGLAQQKLDLLPAWRETDIFSEREKAVLAVAEAATQLPLSEDAKADLAGAQLVLGEDAFAAAEWVSVAINTFNRISILSEHPVRPRSDDGKLLR is encoded by the coding sequence ATGCGCCCGTATATTGACAAGGTGATGCCCGATGCGTGGGGCGCCGCCCAAGCCTTTTCGAATGCGGTGCGCGAGGCCGCCCTCGCGAAGGGGCTCAGCGTTGAAGAAGCCGAGCTCATCAAGCTGCGTGCCTCGCAGCTGAACGGGTGCGCGTTCTGTCTCGATCTGCACGGCCGCCAGGCCAGGCAGGCGGGCCTCGCCCAGCAAAAGCTCGACCTGCTGCCGGCCTGGCGCGAAACCGATATCTTCTCCGAACGCGAGAAGGCCGTGCTCGCCGTCGCCGAGGCCGCCACCCAGCTGCCGCTGAGCGAAGACGCCAAGGCCGATCTTGCGGGCGCCCAGCTCGTGCTCGGTGAAGACGCCTTCGCCGCCGCCGAATGGGTGAGCGTCGCGATCAACACGTTTAACCGCATCTCGATTCTGAGCGAGCACCCGGTGCGGCCGCGCTCAGACGATGGCAAACTGCTGCGATAA
- a CDS encoding SDR family NAD(P)-dependent oxidoreductase, giving the protein MTQTSSGQAPATERIDPAELELFLRVLGNVHKLPDDHPDFITVRQATSAMFKAVKRERARRVRDAIANADRAVIAKTATGAADRIDDETRGVALSSSNEAVNAAANAAAIGNSVPGADSVGAAVGLAAPGSTASDVEALADGLAPSAGELIKPRNCYICKQPYTRVDAFYHQLCPTCARFSHGKRDARTDLTGKRALLTGGRAKIGMHIALRLLRDGAHLTITTRFPKDAARRFASLPDSADWIGRLRIVGIDLRDPSQVIALADSVAAQGPLDILINNAAQTVRRSPGSYSFLADAENQPLPDGPMPEIAMMGRSSQLHPQALQASVGLDPAALSAAGQEATDLSTSALSTAGLAGTVAAGLAQTLTAGDLSSLAMAPGSSSLEKHADGSAIDAGGLVPDVTDVNSWVQHVQEVDPLEMLEVQLCNTTAPFILISRLRASMVASKARRTYIVNVSAMEGQFGRRYKGPGHPHTNMAKAALNMLTRTSAGEMFTTDNILMTAVDTGWITDERPHFTKVRLAQEGFHAPLDLVDGAARVYDPIVRGEAGEDLFACFLKDYEKSPW; this is encoded by the coding sequence ATGACCCAAACTTCGTCGGGCCAGGCGCCGGCCACTGAACGCATCGATCCCGCCGAGCTCGAACTCTTCTTGCGCGTACTCGGCAACGTACACAAGCTGCCCGATGACCACCCCGATTTCATCACGGTGCGTCAGGCGACCTCCGCCATGTTCAAGGCGGTGAAGCGCGAGCGCGCCCGCCGCGTACGCGACGCGATTGCCAATGCCGATCGCGCCGTCATCGCTAAGACCGCGACCGGTGCTGCCGACCGCATCGATGATGAAACCCGCGGGGTGGCGCTTTCTTCGAGCAACGAAGCAGTGAATGCTGCTGCGAACGCTGCTGCGATTGGTAATTCGGTGCCGGGTGCTGATTCGGTGGGTGCTGCGGTAGGCCTTGCAGCACCGGGATCCACGGCATCCGATGTTGAAGCCCTGGCCGACGGTCTGGCGCCGAGCGCCGGCGAGCTGATCAAGCCCCGCAATTGCTATATCTGCAAGCAGCCGTACACCCGGGTAGATGCGTTCTACCACCAGCTGTGCCCGACGTGCGCGCGCTTCAGTCACGGCAAGCGCGATGCCCGCACCGATCTCACGGGCAAGCGTGCGCTGCTCACGGGCGGCCGCGCCAAGATCGGCATGCACATTGCGTTGCGGCTACTGCGTGACGGGGCACACCTCACGATCACGACCCGCTTCCCGAAGGATGCCGCGCGCCGGTTCGCATCGCTTCCCGACTCGGCCGATTGGATTGGTCGCCTGCGCATCGTGGGTATCGATCTGCGCGACCCGTCACAGGTAATCGCGCTCGCCGATTCGGTAGCAGCACAGGGACCGCTCGACATTCTCATTAACAATGCGGCGCAGACGGTGCGGCGCTCCCCCGGATCGTACTCGTTCCTCGCCGACGCAGAGAACCAGCCGTTGCCCGATGGCCCCATGCCAGAGATCGCAATGATGGGCCGTTCATCGCAGCTCCACCCGCAGGCATTGCAGGCGTCAGTGGGGTTGGATCCGGCCGCGCTCTCCGCAGCCGGCCAAGAGGCCACCGACCTATCGACGTCGGCACTGTCGACCGCGGGGCTCGCGGGCACGGTGGCGGCGGGGCTGGCGCAGACGCTCACCGCGGGCGATCTGAGCTCGCTCGCGATGGCGCCCGGATCTTCCTCGCTCGAGAAGCACGCCGATGGCAGCGCGATCGACGCGGGCGGGCTGGTACCCGACGTGACTGACGTGAATAGCTGGGTGCAGCACGTGCAAGAGGTGGATCCGCTCGAGATGCTCGAGGTGCAGCTGTGTAACACGACGGCGCCGTTCATTTTGATCAGCCGGTTGCGGGCGTCTATGGTGGCGTCGAAGGCGCGGCGCACCTACATCGTCAATGTGTCGGCCATGGAGGGCCAGTTCGGTCGGCGGTACAAGGGACCGGGGCACCCGCACACGAACATGGCGAAGGCGGCGCTCAACATGTTGACGCGTACCAGCGCGGGTGAGATGTTCACGACCGACAATATTTTGATGACCGCGGTTGATACCGGTTGGATCACCGACGAGCGGCCCCACTTCACGAAGGTGCGACTGGCGCAGGAGGGCTTCCATGCTCCCCTCGACCTGGTCGATGGGGCGGCGCGCGTTTACGATCCGATCGTGCGGGGCGAGGCAGGCGAAGACCTGTTTGCGTGCTTCTTGAAGGACTACGAGAAGAGCCCCTGGTAG
- a CDS encoding histidine kinase, translating to MADRAATTQPHQGGRGFWRARPTLRALLVATACLAGGFVMLGITLFPLARVQDDIFAGAGSTLSTLMIFLAVLPCNLVAWVTHSRRIDAVTIVLGALTLVGLPATAIALVRVGEARSLRANIAAALATVAGVTSVTALVCAVVGLPGNVLAIGWAAVVAALLSVCCILWGQVRGTRWALLASMREQTRAAERAAAAERLGRDADVARALAEERSQFAEERSALARDMHDGISHRLSIVALHAGAMSSRDDLSPEQLRAAALTVRDAAEGTGVMLREALTALRGIAEVPGSGHPTPSASSLAARVATAQARGLTVTLRWWGLNQQDLDRDHERAGVLASIVDEILINAIKYAPDEPLAIDVSVQQAQQTPAATHQLRLLASNPLPQHTPPSAIGTGFGLIGLTERAALIGGGAHYGTTTDAHFQVDVWIPWA from the coding sequence ATGGCCGATCGAGCAGCAACAACGCAGCCCCACCAGGGTGGGCGCGGATTTTGGCGTGCCCGGCCCACATTGCGTGCGCTGCTCGTCGCGACCGCGTGCCTCGCGGGCGGGTTCGTGATGCTGGGCATCACGCTGTTTCCGCTCGCCCGCGTGCAAGACGACATCTTTGCCGGGGCGGGCAGCACCCTGAGTACGCTGATGATCTTTCTCGCGGTGCTGCCCTGCAATCTGGTGGCCTGGGTGACGCATTCGCGGCGCATCGATGCGGTGACGATTGTGCTGGGCGCTCTCACCCTCGTGGGGCTGCCCGCCACCGCGATCGCCCTCGTCAGGGTCGGCGAGGCCCGGTCGCTGCGCGCGAACATCGCGGCAGCGCTCGCCACCGTGGCCGGGGTCACATCGGTCACCGCGCTCGTGTGCGCCGTGGTGGGGCTGCCGGGCAACGTGCTCGCCATCGGCTGGGCGGCCGTGGTTGCTGCGCTGCTCAGCGTCTGCTGCATCCTGTGGGGGCAGGTGCGGGGCACGCGCTGGGCCCTGCTCGCGTCGATGCGCGAACAGACCCGCGCCGCCGAGCGGGCCGCCGCCGCCGAACGCCTCGGCCGCGACGCCGATGTCGCCCGGGCCCTCGCCGAGGAGCGCAGCCAGTTCGCCGAAGAGCGCAGCGCCCTCGCCCGCGACATGCACGACGGCATCTCGCACCGCCTCTCGATCGTCGCACTGCACGCGGGCGCGATGTCGTCGCGCGACGATCTCTCTCCCGAGCAGCTGCGGGCGGCAGCGCTCACGGTGCGCGACGCCGCCGAGGGCACGGGCGTGATGCTGCGCGAGGCGCTCACCGCGCTGCGTGGCATCGCCGAGGTTCCCGGATCAGGTCACCCCACCCCCTCAGCGTCGTCGCTCGCCGCACGCGTCGCCACGGCCCAGGCCCGCGGCCTCACGGTCACGCTGCGCTGGTGGGGCCTGAATCAGCAAGACCTCGACCGCGATCATGAGCGCGCCGGGGTACTGGCGAGCATCGTCGACGAGATCCTCATCAACGCCATCAAGTACGCCCCCGATGAGCCGCTCGCAATCGATGTCTCGGTGCAGCAGGCACAGCAAACCCCGGCCGCGACCCACCAGCTCAGGCTGCTCGCCAGCAACCCGCTCCCCCAGCACACACCACCCTCAGCGATCGGCACAGGGTTCGGGCTCATCGGCCTCACCGAACGCGCCGCCCTCATCGGCGGCGGAGCCCACTACGGCACCACCACCGACGCCCACTTTCAAGTCGATGTCTGGATCCCCTGGGCGTAA
- a CDS encoding Lrp/AsnC family transcriptional regulator produces MVENSSTEPTELDLDATDRTLLDALQQDGRLGYAELGNLVGLTGGGARKRVMRLEEHGIVQIVGVTDPLRLGYRSMAMVGIVADGDVEEIARKLNEIENVVYVVISAGSFDLLVEVIAKDQDAIFQVINGRVRRVPGVSRMETFPYYSIQTHRFGWGTP; encoded by the coding sequence ATGGTTGAAAATTCTTCAACTGAGCCCACCGAACTAGACCTAGATGCCACTGATCGAACGTTGCTGGATGCGCTCCAGCAAGACGGACGTTTGGGGTATGCCGAATTGGGAAATCTGGTCGGACTGACAGGGGGTGGCGCACGCAAACGGGTAATGCGGCTGGAGGAGCACGGCATTGTGCAGATTGTGGGTGTTACTGACCCCTTGCGCTTGGGCTACCGAAGTATGGCGATGGTTGGAATCGTTGCTGATGGTGACGTTGAAGAGATCGCGCGGAAATTGAATGAGATTGAGAATGTGGTCTACGTGGTGATCTCTGCGGGTAGCTTTGATTTGCTTGTTGAGGTGATTGCAAAAGACCAGGATGCAATTTTCCAAGTCATTAATGGGCGGGTGCGACGAGTGCCCGGGGTCTCGCGAATGGAAACGTTTCCGTATTACTCCATTCAAACGCACAGATTCGGGTGGGGTACGCCTTAA
- a CDS encoding type II toxin-antitoxin system prevent-host-death family antitoxin → MSEQSSLKIPTTVIARKGIAYLTSQAQKRPVTLTNHGLPVAVVMSHAEHDEQRRTLKNAELRILEIAASLATGLSPIATSAETR, encoded by the coding sequence ATGTCCGAGCAAAGCTCACTCAAGATCCCTACAACGGTCATTGCCCGAAAAGGAATCGCTTACCTCACGTCTCAGGCGCAAAAGCGACCAGTCACGCTGACGAACCACGGTCTACCTGTCGCGGTCGTAATGTCCCATGCCGAGCACGATGAGCAGCGGCGCACGCTCAAAAATGCTGAGCTGCGCATCCTCGAGATTGCAGCTTCCTTGGCCACAGGCCTCTCCCCCATAGCGACTTCGGCAGAAACCCGGTAG
- a CDS encoding MarR family winged helix-turn-helix transcriptional regulator codes for MGIADDAVEIRARGWRTLAALHGIIEAELERVLGSQVGLSVVEYTVIDALNRQDGWHMRMQQLAGAAALSSSATTRLVNRLEDRGLLTRILCADDRRGIYTELTAQGHELYARAKPLHDEALERVLGDASERPELAPLVDAVHGLAVAT; via the coding sequence ATGGGAATCGCAGATGACGCCGTAGAAATTCGTGCCCGCGGGTGGCGCACGCTCGCCGCGCTGCACGGGATTATCGAGGCTGAGCTCGAGCGCGTGCTGGGGTCTCAGGTGGGACTGTCGGTCGTGGAGTACACCGTGATCGATGCGCTGAACCGCCAAGATGGCTGGCATATGCGTATGCAGCAACTGGCCGGCGCGGCTGCTTTGAGCTCGAGCGCCACGACCAGGCTCGTGAATCGGCTGGAGGACCGCGGCCTGCTGACCCGGATCCTATGTGCCGATGATCGGCGCGGCATTTACACCGAGCTCACCGCGCAGGGGCATGAGTTATATGCGCGGGCGAAACCGCTGCATGACGAGGCGCTGGAGCGGGTGCTCGGGGACGCCTCGGAGCGACCCGAGCTGGCTCCGCTCGTGGATGCGGTGCACGGGCTCGCGGTGGCCACTTAG
- a CDS encoding ImmA/IrrE family metallo-endopeptidase: MSNESEGRDLAARTRTKAGIGSAPIPDAFEFAAAVANADVLSVSAPENEHGLSTVNARTGSCIIAVATTPHPMRQRSTVLHELGHLLAGDLDTESSFTPGERTDKEIRADAFARHLLLPLDAVKRLGDGEISEALVSKLVQEFGASPPIVAIQLREAGLIDSTTCATWKSLSTPSLATRHGWLNQYRALSASSLLPRAPQRLMERAATAVQQGLLDVDEAADWYGLDAAELRVGLGIELSAHEPADPEDNYGVGVSLFGGATNS; the protein is encoded by the coding sequence GTGAGCAACGAATCCGAGGGGCGCGATCTAGCTGCGAGAACCCGCACAAAAGCCGGCATTGGCAGCGCCCCGATTCCAGATGCCTTCGAATTTGCAGCCGCTGTCGCAAACGCTGACGTGCTGAGCGTGAGCGCCCCCGAGAACGAGCACGGGCTATCAACAGTGAATGCCCGCACCGGCAGCTGCATCATCGCTGTAGCCACCACACCGCACCCGATGCGCCAGAGGTCAACGGTCTTGCACGAACTCGGCCATCTGCTGGCGGGCGACCTTGACACTGAGAGTTCTTTCACGCCGGGTGAACGCACCGATAAGGAAATACGCGCAGATGCTTTCGCGCGACATCTTCTTTTGCCGCTAGACGCGGTGAAACGCTTAGGCGATGGGGAGATCAGCGAGGCCCTCGTGTCGAAGCTTGTCCAAGAGTTCGGCGCGTCCCCTCCGATCGTCGCTATCCAGCTTCGAGAAGCGGGCCTCATCGACTCCACTACCTGCGCAACATGGAAGTCGCTATCGACGCCGTCGCTCGCCACGCGTCATGGTTGGCTGAACCAGTACCGCGCACTTTCAGCGTCCTCTCTTCTGCCGCGTGCGCCGCAGCGCTTGATGGAGCGCGCTGCGACCGCTGTTCAGCAAGGGTTGTTAGACGTCGATGAGGCTGCAGATTGGTACGGGCTGGACGCCGCTGAGCTCCGAGTCGGACTAGGAATCGAGCTCTCTGCGCACGAACCAGCTGATCCCGAAGACAATTACGGTGTCGGCGTGTCCCTGTTCGGCGGTGCGACAAATTCGTGA
- a CDS encoding GNAT family N-acetyltransferase, with amino-acid sequence MTHERFTVADRPAESRYVLLDNGEEPGETTAPAAIVAGEESYVDVVADNATQRVLFHTGVDDAYAGQGLASVLVQAVIDDVIARGFAIVPVCPYVAKWLTKHPEYASHAVDPGPQHLRAIRAGQQ; translated from the coding sequence ATGACCCACGAACGCTTTACAGTGGCTGACCGCCCCGCCGAGTCACGCTACGTGCTGCTCGACAACGGCGAAGAGCCTGGCGAGACAACCGCCCCCGCCGCGATCGTCGCTGGCGAAGAGTCCTACGTCGACGTGGTCGCAGATAACGCGACCCAGCGAGTGCTGTTTCACACCGGAGTCGACGACGCCTACGCCGGCCAGGGCCTCGCCTCGGTGCTCGTGCAGGCCGTCATCGATGACGTCATCGCGCGCGGATTCGCCATCGTGCCCGTCTGCCCCTACGTCGCCAAATGGCTCACCAAGCACCCCGAGTATGCGTCGCATGCCGTTGATCCGGGGCCGCAGCACCTGCGCGCGATTCGCGCCGGGCAGCAGTAG
- a CDS encoding ArsR/SmtB family transcription factor, protein MKQEQRPLYEIKANLFKGLAHPYRIRILEILASAPEASVSEMIAETGLEASHLSQHLAVLRRYGLVTSDRRASVVYYRLAFAQVADLLHVARQLLGEVLNSSNQQLTSLDELPLIAQATTHGNASPAHPDQLANVTGGAR, encoded by the coding sequence ATGAAGCAAGAGCAGCGCCCGCTCTACGAAATCAAGGCGAACCTGTTTAAAGGTCTCGCGCACCCCTATCGCATTCGCATTCTTGAAATTCTTGCGAGCGCGCCCGAGGCCTCGGTGTCAGAAATGATCGCCGAAACCGGGCTCGAGGCTTCCCACCTCTCGCAGCACCTCGCCGTGCTGCGCCGTTACGGGCTCGTCACCTCTGACCGCCGCGCGAGCGTCGTTTATTACCGGCTCGCGTTCGCGCAGGTCGCCGATCTCTTGCACGTGGCCCGTCAGCTGCTAGGCGAAGTGCTCAACAGCTCCAACCAACAGCTCACGAGCCTCGACGAACTTCCCCTCATCGCGCAGGCAACAACTCACGGGAACGCCTCACCGGCCCACCCTGATCAGCTCGCCAACGTAACTGGTGGTGCACGATGA
- a CDS encoding helix-turn-helix domain-containing protein produces MITHAALGARLREVRESKNVTQEAASAAIRVSQPTYSRIESGDRPLKGDELVILADHIGVRVASLTGYVEAGEHAKFAARTNGSAATMDVLKSKLLAYLELDSYLAEQGIPAK; encoded by the coding sequence ATGATTACACATGCCGCATTGGGTGCTCGTTTGCGGGAAGTGCGTGAGAGCAAAAACGTTACGCAGGAGGCTGCTAGTGCAGCGATCCGTGTCTCCCAGCCGACTTACTCACGAATCGAGAGCGGTGACCGCCCGCTCAAGGGTGACGAACTGGTTATTCTCGCCGATCACATCGGTGTCCGCGTAGCCTCATTGACGGGTTACGTGGAGGCGGGCGAACACGCCAAGTTCGCTGCACGTACAAATGGATCGGCCGCCACGATGGACGTCCTTAAATCCAAGCTACTGGCGTATTTGGAGCTCGACAGTTACCTTGCGGAGCAAGGGATTCCCGCGAAGTGA
- a CDS encoding response regulator, with protein sequence MHTTPNPHTPADATSADPSTITDPTTSSAPAHEPDPIRVLIVDDEALMRAGLKLMIDGATGPGDTRRISVVGEAADGAEALAAAHTLDPDVIVMDIRMPGMNGIDATRALQAADSRARIIMLTAFDTDEFILDSLRGGAVSFLLKDSAPALVLSAVRDAAAGDSRLSPAVMARLVELASVRPDPAQAQPQSPAQATMQATMQATMPGEVPRAPLPPVGSGSFPATAALAPAPIPDGITPREWEVALFIAQGVSNKDIAAALYISVSTVKTHLASLSSKLQVINRTQIAMRVGAHQAQHG encoded by the coding sequence ATGCACACCACCCCAAACCCCCACACCCCGGCCGACGCCACAAGCGCCGACCCCAGCACAATCACAGACCCGACCACCAGCTCAGCCCCCGCCCACGAACCCGACCCCATTCGGGTACTCATCGTCGACGACGAAGCCCTCATGCGCGCGGGCCTCAAACTCATGATCGACGGCGCGACGGGCCCAGGCGACACCCGCCGCATCTCGGTCGTGGGCGAGGCCGCAGACGGGGCAGAGGCGCTCGCCGCAGCGCACACGCTAGACCCCGATGTGATCGTGATGGATATTCGCATGCCCGGCATGAACGGCATCGACGCCACCCGCGCCCTGCAGGCCGCAGATTCGCGCGCCCGCATCATCATGCTTACCGCGTTCGACACCGACGAGTTCATTCTCGATTCGCTGCGCGGCGGAGCGGTGTCATTCCTCTTGAAGGATTCGGCGCCCGCCCTCGTGCTCTCGGCGGTGCGCGACGCAGCTGCTGGCGATTCGCGGCTCTCGCCCGCGGTGATGGCGCGGCTCGTGGAGCTCGCGAGCGTGCGCCCCGATCCTGCGCAGGCACAGCCGCAATCTCCCGCGCAGGCGACGATGCAGGCGACGATGCAGGCGACGATGCCAGGAGAGGTGCCACGCGCGCCGCTGCCGCCTGTGGGATCCGGATCATTCCCCGCCACCGCCGCGCTCGCCCCCGCACCGATTCCCGACGGCATCACGCCCAGGGAGTGGGAGGTGGCGCTGTTCATCGCCCAGGGCGTCTCGAACAAAGACATCGCGGCGGCGCTCTACATCTCGGTGTCGACGGTGAAGACGCACCTCGCGAGCCTGTCGTCGAAGCTGCAGGTGATCAACCGCACGCAGATCGCGATGCGCGTGGGCGCGCACCAGGCGCAGCACGGCTAA
- a CDS encoding HNH endonuclease signature motif containing protein, with product MEIITSLEQQVAAARDLLEGVPEGESLPGFLRTLPDDGVLAVLEIGAALVRLGQRLEIPASGVVAQRSSRARGQTGIAQSQGHRDAASLLQQLTGVSRTQAARDVKVGQSLIEAAEFSLLGSASSGGLDGGEGGGDEGSEDGATGPEPIAAWHTALDRAADAGIISPDQYTAVRQGLGDPPTPTEADLAAVNVAGASELEVFELATAVIHETWAQATEQLLAEAEVRSLDELRKACRAVRDQLDPVGSDRRHLDRYEARSFRMWVDEKGTHRGSFSFDDETAAWLRSIIDSAMRPRRGGPRFLDPAERAEADKLRDDPRTNDQLMHDLVTDVMRGGTLALAEEVFGVRQAGVRIVRVVDTPSGDETRAREDHAFLEHEGTPVPVSVADRTICNTGVVPVTVDRQGNPLNVGREQRLFTSKQRIALSLRDGGCRWTNCDRPASYCEAHHIDEWQADQGHTDVARGILLCRYHHLELHNSGWRITRDGDGPFYLHRPGTAIAKRETEPPGTGAGNGADTRTGDDPETPIELPIRVIRAYAWKSAPQPSVRFRPGRSRPPEQVPPEAWGTRRQRRPATLTAEPPGVNAHWDQSKRGDEKRVTGSAATTTATKSECTTDRPAALF from the coding sequence ATGGAAATCATCACCTCACTCGAGCAGCAAGTGGCGGCCGCCCGCGACTTGCTCGAGGGGGTGCCAGAGGGCGAATCACTCCCCGGTTTCTTGCGAACACTCCCCGATGACGGGGTGCTCGCGGTGCTCGAAATTGGGGCGGCGCTGGTGCGGCTCGGCCAACGACTCGAGATCCCGGCATCGGGGGTGGTCGCACAGCGATCCTCCCGGGCCAGAGGCCAAACCGGCATCGCGCAATCCCAGGGCCACCGCGACGCAGCCTCCCTGCTCCAACAACTCACCGGGGTCAGTCGCACACAAGCAGCCCGCGACGTGAAAGTGGGGCAGTCCCTCATCGAAGCCGCAGAATTCTCACTCTTGGGCAGCGCGAGCAGCGGGGGACTCGACGGCGGTGAGGGCGGCGGCGATGAAGGCAGCGAAGACGGGGCCACGGGCCCCGAACCTATCGCGGCCTGGCACACCGCACTCGACCGGGCAGCAGACGCAGGCATCATCAGCCCCGACCAATACACGGCGGTCAGACAGGGGCTGGGCGATCCACCCACGCCCACCGAAGCAGACCTCGCCGCAGTGAACGTGGCAGGTGCTTCTGAACTCGAAGTGTTTGAGCTCGCGACCGCGGTCATTCACGAGACCTGGGCGCAGGCCACTGAACAACTCCTGGCCGAAGCCGAAGTGCGAAGCCTCGACGAACTACGCAAGGCCTGTCGCGCGGTACGTGACCAACTTGACCCGGTGGGCTCTGACCGTCGACACCTCGACCGATACGAGGCACGATCCTTCCGAATGTGGGTCGACGAGAAGGGCACCCACCGGGGATCATTTAGCTTCGACGACGAAACGGCTGCCTGGCTCAGAAGCATCATCGACAGCGCAATGCGGCCACGACGGGGCGGGCCACGCTTCCTAGATCCTGCGGAACGCGCGGAGGCAGACAAACTGCGCGACGACCCCCGCACCAACGACCAACTCATGCACGACCTCGTCACTGACGTCATGCGCGGCGGCACCCTCGCCCTGGCAGAAGAAGTGTTTGGCGTACGCCAGGCGGGCGTCAGAATCGTGCGGGTGGTCGACACCCCCTCGGGTGACGAAACCCGGGCACGTGAAGACCACGCATTCCTCGAACACGAAGGCACCCCGGTGCCGGTGAGCGTCGCCGACCGCACCATCTGCAACACCGGCGTAGTGCCGGTCACGGTCGACCGGCAGGGTAACCCCCTCAACGTGGGGCGCGAGCAGCGCCTCTTCACCAGCAAACAACGCATCGCACTCTCACTGAGAGACGGCGGCTGCCGCTGGACGAACTGCGACCGACCGGCCAGCTACTGCGAGGCACACCACATCGACGAATGGCAAGCAGACCAGGGCCACACCGACGTGGCGCGCGGCATCCTGCTGTGCCGATACCACCATCTCGAACTTCACAACAGCGGGTGGCGAATCACCCGCGACGGAGACGGACCCTTCTACCTCCACAGGCCGGGCACCGCGATCGCGAAACGAGAAACGGAGCCACCGGGAACCGGCGCCGGCAACGGCGCAGATACCAGAACCGGTGACGACCCAGAGACGCCGATCGAACTTCCGATCAGGGTGATCAGGGCCTACGCGTGGAAATCGGCACCGCAACCTTCGGTGAGATTCAGACCGGGGCGAAGCCGGCCACCCGAACAAGTTCCTCCAGAAGCTTGGGGTACCAGGCGACAACGTCGACCAGCGACACTGACGGCTGAACCCCCGGGCGTAAACGCTCACTGGGATCAATCCAAGCGGGGCGATGAGAAGCGGGTTACGGGCTCGGCCGCGACAACGACCGCGACAAAGAGCGAGTGCACGACAGATAGACCGGCTGCTCTCTTCTGA